The DNA window CACCGAGAGCACCCCGGAGGCCCACCGGCTTCGGGAAGTGGCCGCGGTGGAGTCGCTCGCGCGCTGGCAGCCGGACAGCGATCTCATCGGCGAACTGACCTACGTGACCGCGATGCGCAGTGTGCATCAATTACTCTCGCTGCCGCCGGGCGCGCCGCCCGCTGCGATCGAGGATGCGGCCCGGCGCCGCGCCGCCGACGCCCGGAGCCGTCGCTCGCTGGCGGCGTCGTCGGCCGAGCGGGAGGCACTGCTCGTGCTCGAACAGACCTACCAGCTCGTCCGGCGCGGGCTGTGGGCCGGATAGGACGGGGAACACGTTGGCAGAGAAGGTGAATGCGGTCAAACCCGCGGTGACCGCCGACGGGGTGCTGCAGGCCGCCGTCGATCGCCTGCGCAAGCACGGCGAGGGCGAGATCGCCGACCGCGCACTCCGGGTCCGCGAACGCCCCGCACCCGAGGGCAGCGTGGTGGTGGTGGGAGAGGTGAGCCGCGGCAAGAGCTCACTCGTGAACGCCCTTGGCGGAGCGCCAGGTCTGGCGCCGGTCGACACCGAGATCACCACGTCGGTCTATGTGCGCTTCACCCCGGCCACCGCCGAGCTCCCGCTCGGAACCGCGCTCATCGAATTCCCGGGTACCACACGGCGTATCGACGCCACCGAGGTGCGCGACTGGGTCACCGTCGACGGACGTCATGCCGACGGCACCGCTCCGGCCACCACCGACGACCCCGACGACGGGCCGGTCGGGCTCCCGGTGACCGGCGCCCGGGTGGCAATCGCGTCGACCCTGTTGCCCGACGTCGTCATCGTCGACACCCCCGGCGTGGGATCGCTTGTCGCCGAACACGTGCAGGCCGCGGTGAGTGCCGCACGCGGTGCGGGTGTGCTGCTGATGGTGTGTGACGCGACCGCGCCGATCAGTGCGCCAGAACTGGCCTTCCTGGGCAGCATCAGCGAGGAGATCTCCTCGGTGGTCCTCGCGGTCACCAAGATCGACCTGGTGATGCGGCAGTGGCGCACCATCGTCGCCGAGAACCGCAAGCTGATCACCACGCACGCACCGAGATTCGCCCACCTCCCGATCATCGGGGTGTCCAATCGGATTGCCGAGCAGGCCGCCGCGATCACCGACCCCGAGCGGGCGCGCAGCGCACTCGACGCCTCCGGCCTCACCGAACTGGCCCCGACCCTGGCGCCGATGGTCGGGGGGGTCGCCGGCTCGTCGACACGAAATGCGTTGCAGGTGGCCTTCATCGGCCTCGACGTCGTGCGGGCGAGACTGATGCTCGAGATCACCGCCACCGCTGCTGCCCCGCAGGTCAAGGCCGAGGTCGAGGCAGAACGGGAACGGCTGCAGCAACTCCGCGCCCGCAAACAGGAATGGGCACACCGGCTCGCGCAGGAGACCACCGAGCTCGGTGTCGCCGCCGACGATCTGCTCCGCGACGAGTTCGAGACATTGGTGGCCCAATGGTCCACCCGCATCGACAAGCTGAAGTTCTACGAGCCGCACCGCGCGTCCAAAGAGCTGGTCGGTCAGATGACCGTCGACCTCGAGGCCGCCGCCCGCCGCGTCAGCGAGATGTTTGTGGCCGGTGTGGAGAAGATCGCCGACGGACTCTTCGCCGACACCGAGATCCGCTCCGACGTGCTGGCACGTCTCGCCCCGGCCGACGAACTCTCGCTCCGTGAACAGCAGAAGGTGTCGCCGTGGAAGAACATGGTCGACCCGATCCTGCTCAGCGCCATGGTCGCCGGCGGGCCGTTGGCGCTCATCCCCGGCGTCAACCTGGTGGCGGTCCCCGTCTGGTCGGGCATCGTGGTCGGCTTCCGCGCGTCGCGGGTCGGCAAGGAGAACCACCGCAAATGGCTGACCAAGGCGGCCAACGACATGAAGACAGACCTGCGATCCCAGCTCAAGGCGATGAACGGTCGGGCCGTCGGCGAACTCCGTATCGCCTACGGCGCCCTGCTGGAGAAGCGGATCGCGGAGTCGACCGCGATCATCAACGAGGCCGCCGCCGAGTCCAAACGGAACACCGCCCAACGCCAGCAGGTGGTCAACGACCTGCGCACCCAGGTCACCGCCATCGACAATGTGCGCAAGTCCATCGTGGCGGTCACCCGGCCCCGCTGACCTTTGCTCCCTGAGTCGAACCGTGGTGTGGAACCATGAGCAGACATGCGTGTGTGAGGAGGTGCCCGGCCGTGGAGGACGTCAAGCGTCGGCTGTGCATCGACTTCGGCACCAGCAACACCGCGGCGGCCTATCGGGTGGGTGCGGGCGAACCGGTGGTGGTGCCGCTGTCCCCCGCGGCGGTCGCGATGCCCTCGGCGGTGTTCGCCGACGGCGCCACGGTGCAGGTCGGTGCGGCCGCCGTGGCCCGGCGGCTGCAGCGACCCGACGCCTTCGAGGCCACGCCGAAGGCGCGCATCGCCGAGGGGGAGGTGGAACTCGGCGACCGGTTCTGGCCGGTGGAGGATCTCATCGCGGCCGTGCTGCGCTATGTCACCCGCGCCGCGCTTGCGCACAGTGGTCTACCCGCCTTCGACTCGGTGATCCTGACCCATCCGGACAAGTGGAGTGAACGTCGCAAACGCGTTCTGCGCCACGCCGCGCAGCGCGCGGGCGTCCGACCCGACCAGATCCGTACCGCATCCGAATCACTCGCCGCCGCTTGGTATTACGTTTATCGCGGTCACGACGTGGCGGCGGGGGAGCGGATGTGCGTCTTCGACTTCGGTGCGGGCACGTGTGACGTGGCGGTGCTGCGGCGCGAACGAGACGGCAACTTCACCGTGATCGGTTCCGGCGGTGACAATCACCTCGGCGGCCGCGACTTCGACGCCCGGCTGATGCGCTGGGTTCTCGACGAGGCCGCCGAGCTCGACCCGGCACTGGCCGAGCGCTTGCGCAATCCGTCCGCACAGCTGGTGCTGGCGGAGAATGTCCGGGTCGCCAAGGAAGCGTTGTCGGAGTCCGCGCAGGCCGCGATCGAGCTGCCAGACGCCGGACGGTCGTTGTTGCTCACTCGCCGCGAGTTCGAGTCGATGATCACGCCGTTCGTCGACCGCGCGACCGAACTCACCCGGGAGGCCATCACGGGGGCCGACGCGGTGCAGGCGAGTGCCGGTGAGTCGTCGGACGCCCGGCTCGCCGTCTACGTCACCGGTGGGACCAGCAGCATTCCGCTGGTCCAGTCGGCGCTGTCCGTCCTCGGTCGGGTCGCCCGGATCGGAGACCCGAAAGTCGTTGTGGCGCAGGGTGGCCTGCTGCGCTCGAACAAATATCGAGGTGCCACAGTCGGCGGCGATACCGGTCCTCGGTGCGCCCGCGGGCAACCCCGGTCCCCGTCCGGAACCCGGTCATCGGATCACCTTTCCCGTCGTCGGACCCGGGGCTGTGGTGGCCGCGGTGTCGGCACACGACGGCCGATATGTGCGGGTCGGTGAGGTGCTCGCGGTCGTCGAATCGCCGGGCGGACGCTTCCGGCTGGAATCGCCTTTCGACGGCGTCGTCCACGGTGTGGATCTGCGACCCGGCGCCGCGATCGCCCCGGGAGCGGTGTTCGCGGTCATCGGTGCGCCCGACCTGCAGCGGAGTATCTGGGGATCGCTGCACCGGCTGGCGGCGAGGCTGAGTCCGATGGCGCCACGAGCCGACCGCAACGCACAGTTGCGCTGATCACATTCCGGGCTGGACACGAGGCGTTCCGTACTCTAGCGTAGGGCTACGCGGCAGTAACCTACTCGCGGGTAGCGGAAGCCGTAGGGGCCGACCAGGTCCCAGGGGGTCATCACCGGGGGGTGTGGCCGGGGCGGGCGAGGCGTCATGTGTCCGGTGCCGGCATGCGCTTTCCGGCAATAGTTCTGACTTGTCGTCGATCCTGGGGTCGGGGTTGAAGGGGAGGGCTGGGCATGACCGACTTACTCGAGACTTTACTGCCGCCGAAGACCACGAGGGGGGTTCCTGAGTCCGGCTGCGTTGCTGGAGGGCATCGAGATCGAACAGCTGATCATGGTGCCCGGGCTCAATGCGCTGCTGGCGCAGCCCGGGCGTTTCTCGCTGACGCCCGAGAGCAGTTCGGCGCTGTCCGCTGCGGTCCGCCGACACGTCGGTGTCCTTGCGCAGTTGAAGCGGATGGCACTCGAGGTTCTCGGTGAGAACCGTTGCAGCGCAGCAAGTGTGGGCAGGATGCCGACATCGCTACCGGTGCGTGCGCTGGGCACGATCCTGGCCCATCCGCGCCGCGCGGAGGACCCGGATGTGCGTGCCGTCGTTGCTGTCGCGTTCGCGCTCGTGGCTGCTCACGCGCTCACCGATCCCACCAATTGCACCACGGCCTCGCCCGCGCTGAACCTGGTGCCACCGCCGTTGCACCGGGATCGTGCCCTGCTGGGCCGCGTTCTGGCGCAAGCGCTTCCGGGTCTCGACCAGGAGACCGCGATGTCGCTGACCTTGTATGTGACCAAGGTGAGTGCATTCTTCGCCACGGCCGCCCGCCGTCACGATGCGCTCGTCGCGGACTCGGCGCCGGGGGACCGAGCCACCTCCCTCGTCCGATACAACCCGCTCGCCTTGCGCACGGCGTGCCGACACATCGGGCTGGGCGGCCATCAACTGCGCATCGCGCACCCGTGATCGGTAGTCGGACTTGTGGTTTTGCCGGCTGTGCCGTGCGTCGAAAGCCCCTCTGACATTCACGCGAGGCGCCACCGGACTCCCTCATGTCACGCCGGGGAGGGCGGCATGAGGGGCGCGGCCGGGCCGATCGACATCTCGATCGGCCCGGTTCGGGCGTCCCCGGCAGTACGCTGCGACATGTGAGCACCGCCGAACCACAGCGCTATCGGTGGCTCCTGCACGTCGATCTCGACCAGTTCCAGGTGTCCGTCGAGCGGTTGCGCAGTCCCGAGCTGGTGGACGTGCCCGTGATCGTGGGCGGCAACGGCGATCCGACCGAGGCGCGCAAGGTGGTGACCTGCGCCTCCTATGAGGCCCGCGACGTCGGCGTGCACGCCGGGATGCCGCTGCGGGCCGCCTACCGCAAACTCCCCGACGCGGTCTACCTGCCACTCGACATGGGGGCTTACGACGCGGCGTCGGCCGAGGTGATGGATGTGCTGCGCGCACACGGACATCCGGTGGAGGTGTGGGGTTGGGACGAGGCGTATCTCGGGGTGGGGCCGGCCGGATCGGAGATCGCCGCCCCCGACGATGCAGCCATCACCGATCTCGCCATCCGGCTACGCGAGGACATCCGGGCACGCTGTGGCCTGACGAGTTGTGTGGGCATCAGCGACAACAAGCAGCGCGCGAAGATGGCGACCGGCTTCGCCAAACGCCCACCCGAGCCGGACCCGACCGGCGGGTCCAAGGTCTTCCTGCTCGACGGCCGCAACTGGCTCGACCTCATGGGCGATCGGCCGACCCGCGATCTGTGGAGTGTGGGACCCAAGACCGCGGCCAAACTGAGCGGCGCCGGGATCGAGACCGTCCGTGACCTCATCGCCGCGCCCCGCGACGACCTGATCGCGATCTTCGGTCCCCACCAGGGCAATTGGCTCTACGTGCTGTGCCGCGGCGGTGGCGACGCCACCATCACGGCCGAACCGTGGCTGGCCCGATCACATTCCAAGTCGCGGACTTTCCCGCAGGATCTCGTCGACTTCGACGAGAAACGCAGTGCCGTCGGGTCCCTGTTGCGCGAGCTCCTCGATCAGGTGATCGTCGAGGAACGTCTGCCGTTCCGGGTGGCCGTCACCGTGCGAACCGCCACGTTCTACACGCGCACCAAATCGCGAAAGCTGCGCGAGCCCACCACTTCCTTCGATGTTCTCGAACCAGAGGTGACCGGGCTCCTGGCGAAGTTCGACGCCGACCGGCCGGTCCGACTGCTGGGTGTCCGGCTCGACCTGGTCACCGAGGAGGAACAGTGAGGCGCGACCACAGCGGACGGTGGCTCGCCGCCCTGGTGATCGGGGCTGTGCTGAGTGTTCTGTCGGTGTCGGGTGCCGGGTCGGCGCTCGG is part of the Gordonia bronchialis DSM 43247 genome and encodes:
- a CDS encoding dynamin family protein; this translates as MAEKVNAVKPAVTADGVLQAAVDRLRKHGEGEIADRALRVRERPAPEGSVVVVGEVSRGKSSLVNALGGAPGLAPVDTEITTSVYVRFTPATAELPLGTALIEFPGTTRRIDATEVRDWVTVDGRHADGTAPATTDDPDDGPVGLPVTGARVAIASTLLPDVVIVDTPGVGSLVAEHVQAAVSAARGAGVLLMVCDATAPISAPELAFLGSISEEISSVVLAVTKIDLVMRQWRTIVAENRKLITTHAPRFAHLPIIGVSNRIAEQAAAITDPERARSALDASGLTELAPTLAPMVGGVAGSSTRNALQVAFIGLDVVRARLMLEITATAAAPQVKAEVEAERERLQQLRARKQEWAHRLAQETTELGVAADDLLRDEFETLVAQWSTRIDKLKFYEPHRASKELVGQMTVDLEAAARRVSEMFVAGVEKIADGLFADTEIRSDVLARLAPADELSLREQQKVSPWKNMVDPILLSAMVAGGPLALIPGVNLVAVPVWSGIVVGFRASRVGKENHRKWLTKAANDMKTDLRSQLKAMNGRAVGELRIAYGALLEKRIAESTAIINEAAAESKRNTAQRQQVVNDLRTQVTAIDNVRKSIVAVTRPR
- a CDS encoding Hsp70 family protein, with product MEDVKRRLCIDFGTSNTAAAYRVGAGEPVVVPLSPAAVAMPSAVFADGATVQVGAAAVARRLQRPDAFEATPKARIAEGEVELGDRFWPVEDLIAAVLRYVTRAALAHSGLPAFDSVILTHPDKWSERRKRVLRHAAQRAGVRPDQIRTASESLAAAWYYVYRGHDVAAGERMCVFDFGAGTCDVAVLRRERDGNFTVIGSGGDNHLGGRDFDARLMRWVLDEAAELDPALAERLRNPSAQLVLAENVRVAKEALSESAQAAIELPDAGRSLLLTRREFESMITPFVDRATELTREAITGADAVQASAGESSDARLAVYVTGGTSSIPLVQSALSVLGRVARIGDPKVVVAQGGLLRSNKYRGATVGGDTGPRCARGQPRSPSGTRSSDHLSRRRTRGCGGRGVGTRRPICAGR
- a CDS encoding DNA polymerase IV, which translates into the protein MSTAEPQRYRWLLHVDLDQFQVSVERLRSPELVDVPVIVGGNGDPTEARKVVTCASYEARDVGVHAGMPLRAAYRKLPDAVYLPLDMGAYDAASAEVMDVLRAHGHPVEVWGWDEAYLGVGPAGSEIAAPDDAAITDLAIRLREDIRARCGLTSCVGISDNKQRAKMATGFAKRPPEPDPTGGSKVFLLDGRNWLDLMGDRPTRDLWSVGPKTAAKLSGAGIETVRDLIAAPRDDLIAIFGPHQGNWLYVLCRGGGDATITAEPWLARSHSKSRTFPQDLVDFDEKRSAVGSLLRELLDQVIVEERLPFRVAVTVRTATFYTRTKSRKLREPTTSFDVLEPEVTGLLAKFDADRPVRLLGVRLDLVTEEEQ